In a single window of the Streptomyces sp. CGMCC 4.7035 genome:
- a CDS encoding response regulator transcription factor: MTSVLVCDDSPLAREALRRAVATVPGVERVTTAANGEEVLRRWGADRSDLILMDVRMPGLGGVETVRRLLSADPGARIIMLTVAEDLDGVALAVAAGARGYLHKDASRAELRATVTQALADPTWRLAPRRLRSAEMGAAPTLTAREIQVLEGMSHGRSNAEIGRELFLSEDTVKTHARRLFKKLGASDRAHAVALGFRWGLVR; the protein is encoded by the coding sequence ATGACATCCGTCCTCGTCTGCGACGACTCCCCGCTTGCCCGAGAGGCGCTCCGCCGCGCGGTGGCGACCGTGCCCGGCGTCGAGCGCGTGACGACGGCGGCCAACGGCGAGGAAGTCCTCCGCCGCTGGGGGGCCGACCGCTCGGACCTGATTCTGATGGACGTACGCATGCCCGGTCTGGGCGGCGTCGAGACGGTCCGGCGGCTGCTGTCCGCCGACCCCGGTGCACGCATCATCATGCTCACCGTCGCCGAGGACCTCGACGGGGTGGCGCTCGCGGTCGCCGCCGGCGCGCGTGGCTATCTGCACAAGGACGCCTCGCGCGCGGAGCTGCGGGCGACCGTCACGCAGGCGCTCGCCGACCCGACCTGGCGGCTCGCGCCACGACGGCTGCGCTCGGCCGAGATGGGTGCCGCGCCGACGCTCACCGCCCGCGAGATCCAAGTTCTCGAGGGCATGAGCCACGGCCGCTCCAACGCGGAGATCGGTCGCGAGCTCTTCCTCTCCGAGGACACCGTGAAGACGCACGCCCGTCGGCTGTTCAAGAAGCTCGGCGCCTCCGACCGCGCGCACGCGGTGGCGCTCGGCTTCCGTTGGGGCCTGGTCCGCTAA
- a CDS encoding LysR family transcriptional regulator has translation MIEARHLRVLRAVAATGSFSAAGRELGCTQPAVSQQMKALETSVGTPLLIRSGREMRLTQAGEALVRHAAGILAGLTAAEEEVAAIAGLRAGRVRLVSFPSGSSTLVPTALAALRAAHPGTRVSLEEAEPPESVEKLRAGDCDIALAFRYEGAAGAEEWDDLVVRPLLTDRLVALVPEAHRLARAASVAIGELAGEPWIAGCPRCRGQLVEACRSAGFMPRIDFATDDYPAVVGLVGAGLGVAVLPQLAIESVRPRGARPVTLEPAVQRQIVALTLPDLAQVPAVAATLEELARAAVRQP, from the coding sequence GTGATAGAGGCTCGACATCTCCGTGTGCTGCGCGCCGTGGCCGCCACCGGCTCCTTCTCTGCGGCGGGGCGCGAGCTGGGCTGCACCCAGCCCGCCGTCAGTCAGCAGATGAAGGCGCTGGAGACGTCCGTCGGCACGCCGCTGCTGATCCGCAGCGGCCGCGAGATGCGCCTGACGCAGGCCGGCGAGGCGCTGGTGCGCCACGCGGCCGGCATCCTCGCGGGGCTGACGGCCGCAGAGGAGGAGGTCGCCGCCATCGCCGGCCTCAGGGCCGGCCGCGTCCGCCTCGTCTCCTTCCCGAGCGGCAGCTCCACGCTCGTCCCCACCGCGCTCGCCGCCCTGCGCGCCGCACACCCCGGAACCCGGGTCTCCCTGGAGGAGGCCGAACCGCCCGAGTCCGTCGAGAAGCTGCGCGCCGGCGACTGCGACATCGCGCTCGCCTTCCGCTACGAGGGCGCGGCGGGCGCCGAGGAGTGGGACGACCTGGTCGTACGTCCCCTGCTCACCGACCGGCTCGTCGCCCTCGTCCCCGAGGCGCACCGGCTGGCGCGCGCGGCGTCGGTCGCCATCGGCGAACTCGCCGGGGAGCCGTGGATCGCTGGCTGCCCGCGCTGCCGGGGGCAGTTGGTGGAGGCGTGCCGGAGCGCCGGCTTCATGCCCCGCATCGACTTCGCGACCGACGACTATCCGGCGGTGGTCGGCCTGGTCGGCGCCGGTCTGGGCGTGGCCGTCCTGCCGCAGCTCGCGATCGAGTCCGTACGCCCGAGGGGTGCACGCCCGGTCACGCTGGAACCCGCGGTGCAGCGGCAGATCGTCGCGCTCACCCTGCCGGACCTGGCCCAGGTACCGGCGGTGGCGGCAACGCTGGAGGAACTGGCCCGGGCGGCGGTTCGCCAGCCATAG
- a CDS encoding WhiB family transcriptional regulator — protein MADFSRLPGPNADLWDWQLHAACRGVDSSLFFHPEGERGAARSARENSAKEVCMRCPVRAECAAHALAVREPYGVWGGLTEDEREELMGRARNRLVPASTSSGGSAASNN, from the coding sequence ATGGCAGATTTCTCCCGCCTTCCCGGTCCGAACGCGGATCTGTGGGACTGGCAGCTCCATGCGGCCTGCCGTGGGGTCGACAGCTCGCTCTTCTTCCATCCGGAGGGTGAACGTGGCGCGGCCCGGAGCGCTCGTGAGAACTCGGCCAAAGAGGTCTGCATGAGGTGCCCCGTACGCGCGGAGTGCGCGGCCCACGCACTGGCGGTGCGCGAGCCGTACGGCGTGTGGGGCGGACTGACCGAGGACGAGCGCGAAGAGCTCATGGGACGGGCACGGAACCGGCTGGTACCGGCGTCCACGTCCAGCGGGGGCTCCGCCGCCTCGAACAACTGA